GTTAGTCTTTTTGACCCATACctgcattttaatttatatgatatttaatgttgttgaaaaatatatttttattatacaagtATTACTTACCACTTCATTGCCTATGGCGGTAATTGTAGCTGCGAATTTAACCAAATCCTTGCCCTCAACATAAACCTGTTGGCCTCTATGGAACCATCTCCTTTGATACAGTAGTTTTCCATCTTCAATACGTGTCTCAATATTGGTGACAGTGTTTGCATTTGTACTTTCTGAGAGTAAACCTCCCTGCTGCAGATTACTGAAAGGAACGTTTCCGACACCATTTTGCTGCATCGCTACAATAAAAAGtcgtataaaattaattatcatATAGATATAGGTTTTATTAGCAGACTAGTTGCTAATATCTTGCCTCTTTGTATGGCCTTCATATCACTATCAATTTCTTTGTCGTCCAACAGGTATACAAGTAATTGACCAGTTGTAGGTTTCCGCCGTTTTTCGACTACTGGAACGGGTTCATTTGGTCGCCTGCGTAATTTGCGCGTTACTGTTGGTTTTACTTCCGTTGAGTCATTCGTTAGCTCCAAATTGTACCGTTCATTCTCTATGAGCTTCTTCCTTTCTTCTAAATCGGCTAGAATATTTTCCTTCAAATCAATCTAAAAGACATAAAACATTTATGGATAATTATAAGAATATGAATAGAATAATATTAGTTACCTTTTTCTCTTCATACTCCTTAAGTGCTGCTCGTCGCTCTGCTTGATAGTCTTTCTCAACACACTCTTTTAGATATTCTCTGTGGATTTCATTCAGTCTTAAGCGTTCTTTGTACTGATTTTCAAGCTTTTTTATCCGCTTCACGTAGTCCGGATGTACGAGATGTTTTAGTTCTTCTCGTTGTTTATTCAATATGGCTAATTTGTGCTGATATACTCTG
The Bactrocera dorsalis isolate Fly_Bdor unplaced genomic scaffold, ASM2337382v1 BdCtg145, whole genome shotgun sequence genome window above contains:
- the LOC105233316 gene encoding sin3 histone deacetylase corepressor complex component SDS3 — translated: MHFQGYANQVVHHFEENDDSRSNHYDPTAYDSEEDTDDASETEFRNNSRSSNATNTTNGGSNHELKEQVYQHKLAILNKQREELKHLVHPDYVKRIKKLENQYKERLRLNEIHREYLKECVEKDYQAERRAALKEYEEKKIDLKENILADLEERKKLIENERYNLELTNDSTEVKPTVTRKLRRRPNEPVPVVEKRRKPTTGQLLVYLLDDKEIDSDMKAIQRAMQQNGVGNVPFSNLQQGGLLSESTNANTVTNIETRIEDGKLLYQRRWFHRGQQVYVEGKDLVKFAATITAIGNEVVWVKKTNDSKVKINMSHLAKGKVTIKRRAN